From a region of the Panicum virgatum strain AP13 chromosome 2K, P.virgatum_v5, whole genome shotgun sequence genome:
- the LOC120670217 gene encoding ABC transporter G family member 1-like isoform X1: MQIDQNPFPVHTLELSNPKVLIRPHQAETTKGKNVVVGEERHEKKVLQSKTPRVATEASTLGGQDKEKGADSESTGLTGSRTGQTGTPSKSGNSSKNKTRPSFKELLAKYEKEGTAQKRRSSKVKDMKSSTKHQEQSDSHSRQVDTPSNEPVTSWFVSYPEEKVAAYAQEGDNGATSKGRAKDINNHEEAGLPSLGQPYAHLPRRGPSRVSVRRIVAILHGNRQKLAFGTSAYVTQENVLMATLTVREAIYYSAQIQLPDTMPVAEKLARAGDTIQEMGLAGALDTRIGGRQTKGISGGQRKRLSICLEILTRPRLLFLDEPTSGLDSAASYHVMSRIAGLAAREGMTIVAVVHQPCSEVFELFHGLCLLASGQTIYFGPAANAAEFFTSNGYPCPPMRNPSDHFLRTINRDFELESEATRTVSKPSAADEAIETLVNAYKSSNTSENAKKEMHDINEMGGVMLRRKQATFLTKVLVLTRRSFVNMYRDVGYYWLRLGIYISISLCLGTIYCNFGYGYDSIRSRSSMLMFTGGLLTLMAIGGFPSFVEEMKIFRRERLNGHYGVSAFVISNWLSATPYLVLIAVLPGAIAYYLSGLKRRVDHFMYFTLVLCSCTMLVEGLMMIVAAIVPDFLMGIITGAGIQGIMMLNCGFFQLPSKLPKIVWKYPMFYISFHKYVLQGFYKNEFLGLVLENNPGVGDKTITGEQVISILFETEMGHSKWADFAVLCGMIVAYRLLFVMIIKVVDMLTPMFKGETFRCHSQCK; the protein is encoded by the exons ATGCAAATTGATCAAAATCCTTTTCCCGTTCATACACTTGAGTTGTCAAATCCAAAAGTATTGATTCGGCCGCATCAAGCCGAAACGActaaagggaaaaatgtggTGGTTGGTGAGGAAAGGCATGAGAAAAAGGTGCTGCAGAGCAAGACTCCTCGAGTTGCAACAGAGGCttcaacgctcggggggcaGGACAAGGAAAAAGGGGCCGATAGcgagtcgaccggtctgaccggttctagaaccggtcagaccggtacgcccAGTAAGTCTGGGAATTCCTCCAAAAACAAGACAAGGCCGAGTTTCAAAGAACtcctggccaaatatgagaaggagggaactgctcagaagaggcgATCAAGTAAAGTCAAAGATATGAAGTCCTCAACGAAACATCAGGAGCAATCAGATTCTCATTCAAGACAAGTTGATACGCCATCCAATGAACCGGTTACTTCGTG GTTTGTCTCATACCCAGAAGAGAAGGTTGCAGcgtatgcgcaagaaggagaCAATGGAGCAACAAGTAAAGGTCGAGCCAAAGACATCAACAATCATGAAGAAG ctggtctgccgagcctagggcaaccctacgcgcacttgccccgacggggtccctcccgggtgagCGTGCGTCGGATCGTCGCCATTCTGCacggcaac CGACAGAAACTCGCCTTCGGAACCTCG GCGTACGTGACGCAAGAGAACGTGTTGATGGCCACCCTGACGGTGCGCGAGGCAATCTACTACTCGGCGCAGATCCAGCTGCCGGACACCATGCCGGTCGCCGAGAagctcgcccgcgccggcgacaCGATCCAGGAGAtggggctcgccggcgcacTGGACACGCGCATCGGCGGGCGCCAGACCAAGGGCATCAGCGGCGGGCAGAGGAAGCGCCTCAGCATCTGCCTCGAGATCCTCACGCGCCCGCGGCTGCTCTTCCTGGACGAGCCCACCAGCGGGCTCGACAGCGCCGCCTCGTACCACGTGATGAGCCGcatcgccggcctcgccgccaggGAGGGGATGACCATCGTCGCCGTCGTGCACCAGCCGTGCAGCGAGGTGTTCGAGCTCTTCCATGGCCTCTGCTTGCTCGCCTCCGGCCAGACCATCTACTTTGGCCCGGCCGCCAACGCCGCTGAG TTCTTCACGTCAAACGGCTACCCTTGCCCACCAATGAGAAATCCTTCAGATCATTTCTTGAGGACAATCAACAGAGACTTTGAATTG GAaagtgaagcaacaagaacagTATCCAAGCCATCTGCAGCAGATGAAGCAATAGAAACTTTGGTGAATGCCTACAAATCCTCCAATACTTCAGAAAATGCCAAAAAGGAAATGCATGACATAAATGAAATG GGCGGAGTGATGCTCAGAAGAAAACAAGCCACTTTCCTTACCAAGGTGCTTGTACTCACTAGAAGATCGTTTGTGAACATGTACCGAGACGTTGGATACTACTGGTTGCGACTTGGAATCTATATTTCCATTAGTTTATGCCTTGGTACCATATACTGCAATTTTGGCTATGGATACGATTCTATTCGT TCTAGATCATCAATGCTAATGTTCACCGGTGGACTTCTAACCTTGATGGCAATTGGAGGATTCCCTTCCTTTGTGGAGGAAATGAAG ATATTTAGGAGAGAGAGGCTAAATGGACACTACGGTGTTTCAGCATTTGTGATCTCCAATTGGTTGTCAGCCACACCATATCTCGTACTCATCGCTGTATTACCTGGCGCAATAGCTTACTATCTGTCTGGTCTAAAGAGACGAGTAGACCATTTCATGTACTTTACGCTTGTGCTTTGTTCATGCACAATGCTTGTTGAAGGCCTTATGATGATCGTAGCTGCTATCGTGCCAGATTTTCTTATGGGCATCATCACAGGTGCAGGGATACAAGGTATCATGATGCTCAACTGTGGATTCTTCCAACTACCTAGTAAACTGCCAAAAATAGTATGGAAATACCCAATGTTCTACATTTCTTTCCACAAGTATGTACTCCAAGGATTTTACAAGAATGAGTTCTTGGGTTTGGTGCTTGAAAATAACCCAGGAGTTGGAGATAAAACAATAACTGGGGAGCAAGTTATCAGTATATTATTTGAAACAGAAATGGGGCACTCAAAATGGGCGGACTTTGCAGTGTTATGTGGAATGATTGTAGCATATAGGCTGCTCTTTGTAATGATTATTAAGGTTGTCGACATGCTAACGCCCATGTTTAAGGGTGAAACATTTAGGTGCCACTCTCAATGCAAGTAA
- the LOC120670217 gene encoding ABC transporter G family member 1-like isoform X3 — MFTDEVVSFRFVSYPEEKVAAYAQEGDNGATSKGRAKDINNHEEAGLPSLGQPYAHLPRRGPSRVSVRRIVAILHGNRQKLAFGTSAYVTQENVLMATLTVREAIYYSAQIQLPDTMPVAEKLARAGDTIQEMGLAGALDTRIGGRQTKGISGGQRKRLSICLEILTRPRLLFLDEPTSGLDSAASYHVMSRIAGLAAREGMTIVAVVHQPCSEVFELFHGLCLLASGQTIYFGPAANAAEFFTSNGYPCPPMRNPSDHFLRTINRDFELESEATRTVSKPSAADEAIETLVNAYKSSNTSENAKKEMHDINEMGGVMLRRKQATFLTKVLVLTRRSFVNMYRDVGYYWLRLGIYISISLCLGTIYCNFGYGYDSIRSRSSMLMFTGGLLTLMAIGGFPSFVEEMKIFRRERLNGHYGVSAFVISNWLSATPYLVLIAVLPGAIAYYLSGLKRRVDHFMYFTLVLCSCTMLVEGLMMIVAAIVPDFLMGIITGAGIQGIMMLNCGFFQLPSKLPKIVWKYPMFYISFHKYVLQGFYKNEFLGLVLENNPGVGDKTITGEQVISILFETEMGHSKWADFAVLCGMIVAYRLLFVMIIKVVDMLTPMFKGETFRCHSQCK, encoded by the exons ATGTTTACAGACGAAGTGGTGTCCTTCAGGTTTGTCTCATACCCAGAAGAGAAGGTTGCAGcgtatgcgcaagaaggagaCAATGGAGCAACAAGTAAAGGTCGAGCCAAAGACATCAACAATCATGAAGAAG ctggtctgccgagcctagggcaaccctacgcgcacttgccccgacggggtccctcccgggtgagCGTGCGTCGGATCGTCGCCATTCTGCacggcaac CGACAGAAACTCGCCTTCGGAACCTCG GCGTACGTGACGCAAGAGAACGTGTTGATGGCCACCCTGACGGTGCGCGAGGCAATCTACTACTCGGCGCAGATCCAGCTGCCGGACACCATGCCGGTCGCCGAGAagctcgcccgcgccggcgacaCGATCCAGGAGAtggggctcgccggcgcacTGGACACGCGCATCGGCGGGCGCCAGACCAAGGGCATCAGCGGCGGGCAGAGGAAGCGCCTCAGCATCTGCCTCGAGATCCTCACGCGCCCGCGGCTGCTCTTCCTGGACGAGCCCACCAGCGGGCTCGACAGCGCCGCCTCGTACCACGTGATGAGCCGcatcgccggcctcgccgccaggGAGGGGATGACCATCGTCGCCGTCGTGCACCAGCCGTGCAGCGAGGTGTTCGAGCTCTTCCATGGCCTCTGCTTGCTCGCCTCCGGCCAGACCATCTACTTTGGCCCGGCCGCCAACGCCGCTGAG TTCTTCACGTCAAACGGCTACCCTTGCCCACCAATGAGAAATCCTTCAGATCATTTCTTGAGGACAATCAACAGAGACTTTGAATTG GAaagtgaagcaacaagaacagTATCCAAGCCATCTGCAGCAGATGAAGCAATAGAAACTTTGGTGAATGCCTACAAATCCTCCAATACTTCAGAAAATGCCAAAAAGGAAATGCATGACATAAATGAAATG GGCGGAGTGATGCTCAGAAGAAAACAAGCCACTTTCCTTACCAAGGTGCTTGTACTCACTAGAAGATCGTTTGTGAACATGTACCGAGACGTTGGATACTACTGGTTGCGACTTGGAATCTATATTTCCATTAGTTTATGCCTTGGTACCATATACTGCAATTTTGGCTATGGATACGATTCTATTCGT TCTAGATCATCAATGCTAATGTTCACCGGTGGACTTCTAACCTTGATGGCAATTGGAGGATTCCCTTCCTTTGTGGAGGAAATGAAG ATATTTAGGAGAGAGAGGCTAAATGGACACTACGGTGTTTCAGCATTTGTGATCTCCAATTGGTTGTCAGCCACACCATATCTCGTACTCATCGCTGTATTACCTGGCGCAATAGCTTACTATCTGTCTGGTCTAAAGAGACGAGTAGACCATTTCATGTACTTTACGCTTGTGCTTTGTTCATGCACAATGCTTGTTGAAGGCCTTATGATGATCGTAGCTGCTATCGTGCCAGATTTTCTTATGGGCATCATCACAGGTGCAGGGATACAAGGTATCATGATGCTCAACTGTGGATTCTTCCAACTACCTAGTAAACTGCCAAAAATAGTATGGAAATACCCAATGTTCTACATTTCTTTCCACAAGTATGTACTCCAAGGATTTTACAAGAATGAGTTCTTGGGTTTGGTGCTTGAAAATAACCCAGGAGTTGGAGATAAAACAATAACTGGGGAGCAAGTTATCAGTATATTATTTGAAACAGAAATGGGGCACTCAAAATGGGCGGACTTTGCAGTGTTATGTGGAATGATTGTAGCATATAGGCTGCTCTTTGTAATGATTATTAAGGTTGTCGACATGCTAACGCCCATGTTTAAGGGTGAAACATTTAGGTGCCACTCTCAATGCAAGTAA
- the LOC120670217 gene encoding ABC transporter G family member 1-like isoform X5: protein MAFEDALAGLPSLGQPYAHLPRRGPSRVSVRRIVAILHGNRQKLAFGTSAYVTQENVLMATLTVREAIYYSAQIQLPDTMPVAEKLARAGDTIQEMGLAGALDTRIGGRQTKGISGGQRKRLSICLEILTRPRLLFLDEPTSGLDSAASYHVMSRIAGLAAREGMTIVAVVHQPCSEVFELFHGLCLLASGQTIYFGPAANAAEFFTSNGYPCPPMRNPSDHFLRTINRDFELESEATRTVSKPSAADEAIETLVNAYKSSNTSENAKKEMHDINEMGGVMLRRKQATFLTKVLVLTRRSFVNMYRDVGYYWLRLGIYISISLCLGTIYCNFGYGYDSIRSRSSMLMFTGGLLTLMAIGGFPSFVEEMKIFRRERLNGHYGVSAFVISNWLSATPYLVLIAVLPGAIAYYLSGLKRRVDHFMYFTLVLCSCTMLVEGLMMIVAAIVPDFLMGIITGAGIQGIMMLNCGFFQLPSKLPKIVWKYPMFYISFHKYVLQGFYKNEFLGLVLENNPGVGDKTITGEQVISILFETEMGHSKWADFAVLCGMIVAYRLLFVMIIKVVDMLTPMFKGETFRCHSQCK from the exons atggcgtttgaggacgccctagctggtctgccgagcctagggcaaccctacgcgcacttgccccgacggggtccctcccgggtgagCGTGCGTCGGATCGTCGCCATTCTGCacggcaac CGACAGAAACTCGCCTTCGGAACCTCG GCGTACGTGACGCAAGAGAACGTGTTGATGGCCACCCTGACGGTGCGCGAGGCAATCTACTACTCGGCGCAGATCCAGCTGCCGGACACCATGCCGGTCGCCGAGAagctcgcccgcgccggcgacaCGATCCAGGAGAtggggctcgccggcgcacTGGACACGCGCATCGGCGGGCGCCAGACCAAGGGCATCAGCGGCGGGCAGAGGAAGCGCCTCAGCATCTGCCTCGAGATCCTCACGCGCCCGCGGCTGCTCTTCCTGGACGAGCCCACCAGCGGGCTCGACAGCGCCGCCTCGTACCACGTGATGAGCCGcatcgccggcctcgccgccaggGAGGGGATGACCATCGTCGCCGTCGTGCACCAGCCGTGCAGCGAGGTGTTCGAGCTCTTCCATGGCCTCTGCTTGCTCGCCTCCGGCCAGACCATCTACTTTGGCCCGGCCGCCAACGCCGCTGAG TTCTTCACGTCAAACGGCTACCCTTGCCCACCAATGAGAAATCCTTCAGATCATTTCTTGAGGACAATCAACAGAGACTTTGAATTG GAaagtgaagcaacaagaacagTATCCAAGCCATCTGCAGCAGATGAAGCAATAGAAACTTTGGTGAATGCCTACAAATCCTCCAATACTTCAGAAAATGCCAAAAAGGAAATGCATGACATAAATGAAATG GGCGGAGTGATGCTCAGAAGAAAACAAGCCACTTTCCTTACCAAGGTGCTTGTACTCACTAGAAGATCGTTTGTGAACATGTACCGAGACGTTGGATACTACTGGTTGCGACTTGGAATCTATATTTCCATTAGTTTATGCCTTGGTACCATATACTGCAATTTTGGCTATGGATACGATTCTATTCGT TCTAGATCATCAATGCTAATGTTCACCGGTGGACTTCTAACCTTGATGGCAATTGGAGGATTCCCTTCCTTTGTGGAGGAAATGAAG ATATTTAGGAGAGAGAGGCTAAATGGACACTACGGTGTTTCAGCATTTGTGATCTCCAATTGGTTGTCAGCCACACCATATCTCGTACTCATCGCTGTATTACCTGGCGCAATAGCTTACTATCTGTCTGGTCTAAAGAGACGAGTAGACCATTTCATGTACTTTACGCTTGTGCTTTGTTCATGCACAATGCTTGTTGAAGGCCTTATGATGATCGTAGCTGCTATCGTGCCAGATTTTCTTATGGGCATCATCACAGGTGCAGGGATACAAGGTATCATGATGCTCAACTGTGGATTCTTCCAACTACCTAGTAAACTGCCAAAAATAGTATGGAAATACCCAATGTTCTACATTTCTTTCCACAAGTATGTACTCCAAGGATTTTACAAGAATGAGTTCTTGGGTTTGGTGCTTGAAAATAACCCAGGAGTTGGAGATAAAACAATAACTGGGGAGCAAGTTATCAGTATATTATTTGAAACAGAAATGGGGCACTCAAAATGGGCGGACTTTGCAGTGTTATGTGGAATGATTGTAGCATATAGGCTGCTCTTTGTAATGATTATTAAGGTTGTCGACATGCTAACGCCCATGTTTAAGGGTGAAACATTTAGGTGCCACTCTCAATGCAAGTAA
- the LOC120670217 gene encoding ABC transporter G family member 1-like isoform X4, giving the protein MEGVSPAPCCHPFVHMFLHLEKGYVDPCLPRGRLNTNLRSKGDILINGRRQKLAFGTSAYVTQENVLMATLTVREAIYYSAQIQLPDTMPVAEKLARAGDTIQEMGLAGALDTRIGGRQTKGISGGQRKRLSICLEILTRPRLLFLDEPTSGLDSAASYHVMSRIAGLAAREGMTIVAVVHQPCSEVFELFHGLCLLASGQTIYFGPAANAAEFFTSNGYPCPPMRNPSDHFLRTINRDFELESEATRTVSKPSAADEAIETLVNAYKSSNTSENAKKEMHDINEMGGVMLRRKQATFLTKVLVLTRRSFVNMYRDVGYYWLRLGIYISISLCLGTIYCNFGYGYDSIRSRSSMLMFTGGLLTLMAIGGFPSFVEEMKIFRRERLNGHYGVSAFVISNWLSATPYLVLIAVLPGAIAYYLSGLKRRVDHFMYFTLVLCSCTMLVEGLMMIVAAIVPDFLMGIITGAGIQGIMMLNCGFFQLPSKLPKIVWKYPMFYISFHKYVLQGFYKNEFLGLVLENNPGVGDKTITGEQVISILFETEMGHSKWADFAVLCGMIVAYRLLFVMIIKVVDMLTPMFKGETFRCHSQCK; this is encoded by the exons GGAGACTAAACACGAACCTGAGGAGTAAAGGAGATATTCTCATCAACGGCCGGCGACAGAAACTCGCCTTCGGAACCTCG GCGTACGTGACGCAAGAGAACGTGTTGATGGCCACCCTGACGGTGCGCGAGGCAATCTACTACTCGGCGCAGATCCAGCTGCCGGACACCATGCCGGTCGCCGAGAagctcgcccgcgccggcgacaCGATCCAGGAGAtggggctcgccggcgcacTGGACACGCGCATCGGCGGGCGCCAGACCAAGGGCATCAGCGGCGGGCAGAGGAAGCGCCTCAGCATCTGCCTCGAGATCCTCACGCGCCCGCGGCTGCTCTTCCTGGACGAGCCCACCAGCGGGCTCGACAGCGCCGCCTCGTACCACGTGATGAGCCGcatcgccggcctcgccgccaggGAGGGGATGACCATCGTCGCCGTCGTGCACCAGCCGTGCAGCGAGGTGTTCGAGCTCTTCCATGGCCTCTGCTTGCTCGCCTCCGGCCAGACCATCTACTTTGGCCCGGCCGCCAACGCCGCTGAG TTCTTCACGTCAAACGGCTACCCTTGCCCACCAATGAGAAATCCTTCAGATCATTTCTTGAGGACAATCAACAGAGACTTTGAATTG GAaagtgaagcaacaagaacagTATCCAAGCCATCTGCAGCAGATGAAGCAATAGAAACTTTGGTGAATGCCTACAAATCCTCCAATACTTCAGAAAATGCCAAAAAGGAAATGCATGACATAAATGAAATG GGCGGAGTGATGCTCAGAAGAAAACAAGCCACTTTCCTTACCAAGGTGCTTGTACTCACTAGAAGATCGTTTGTGAACATGTACCGAGACGTTGGATACTACTGGTTGCGACTTGGAATCTATATTTCCATTAGTTTATGCCTTGGTACCATATACTGCAATTTTGGCTATGGATACGATTCTATTCGT TCTAGATCATCAATGCTAATGTTCACCGGTGGACTTCTAACCTTGATGGCAATTGGAGGATTCCCTTCCTTTGTGGAGGAAATGAAG ATATTTAGGAGAGAGAGGCTAAATGGACACTACGGTGTTTCAGCATTTGTGATCTCCAATTGGTTGTCAGCCACACCATATCTCGTACTCATCGCTGTATTACCTGGCGCAATAGCTTACTATCTGTCTGGTCTAAAGAGACGAGTAGACCATTTCATGTACTTTACGCTTGTGCTTTGTTCATGCACAATGCTTGTTGAAGGCCTTATGATGATCGTAGCTGCTATCGTGCCAGATTTTCTTATGGGCATCATCACAGGTGCAGGGATACAAGGTATCATGATGCTCAACTGTGGATTCTTCCAACTACCTAGTAAACTGCCAAAAATAGTATGGAAATACCCAATGTTCTACATTTCTTTCCACAAGTATGTACTCCAAGGATTTTACAAGAATGAGTTCTTGGGTTTGGTGCTTGAAAATAACCCAGGAGTTGGAGATAAAACAATAACTGGGGAGCAAGTTATCAGTATATTATTTGAAACAGAAATGGGGCACTCAAAATGGGCGGACTTTGCAGTGTTATGTGGAATGATTGTAGCATATAGGCTGCTCTTTGTAATGATTATTAAGGTTGTCGACATGCTAACGCCCATGTTTAAGGGTGAAACATTTAGGTGCCACTCTCAATGCAAGTAA